The Chamaesiphon minutus PCC 6605 DNA window GATTCAACGTTCGCGATGATTATATGGTTTATGCTTCAGAACCAGCCGCTGTCGATGCTGTTTTATCCGATATTCCCCGTTCCTATCGCTTGGATTTGGAGCAGAAAGGGGGTGAAATTGCCTGGGTGGGGGTCGATCGAATTACGATTTATTCGATGCCAGCAGATCGCGAATTACTGGGTGTGGAATTAGCACAACGGTGGATTCCATTACAGGGAAATGCCTATATTCTGCCGCCCACCACAAATGCTGAAGATCCGGTCGAGCATGACATTCAGGAAATTCCCCAGGTGCTGCAATCGATCGCCACATCCTGGGGCGATCCAGCTTCATTCAATCGTCAAAGCGCAGACTATTTAGCCGAACTATTGATTGCCAAAGCTAAGAGCTGGGATCGGCGACAACGGGCCACGATCGATATTAAACTCGACCGAGTGGCAACAGATCGATCTGTAGATCTACTTATTACGGGTGTTGAGAGCAGCCTCTGGTTGGGCGAGCGATTTGCCCAAGATTTAATTACCATCTGCCCCGCGCTAAAAGTTGCCACAATTTCAGCCAATCAGGTGTTACGGAAATTGCCATCTGACTCCAACCGACTGCATTTAGGTCAAAACTCGATCGTCCTAGCCATCAGTCAATCTGGACAAACATTTCCCACCCTGCAAGCTACCCACGCCTTCGAGGAACTTCGCCGCCAAGGATCGATCGGCGAGATATTTGTGATGACTGGCGAAATCTGTAGCCTGATGGGTACCGCGATCGAGCAGTATTATTACCCCGCATCTAGTTTTACTCGCCGGATTTTTATCAATGGCAGCGGTCGCCGCACGGCTGAACCCACCACCGTCGCCGTAGCTGCCGCTCAAGCCACGTTAACGGAATTATTGCTATACCTCGCCAAACGGCTCCGACAAAGCTTCCCTGGCCAAAATGGGGCGTTTGAGATGACCTTAACCGCCGCAAATTTAGAGACTCTCGATCGAATCAAAGCTGAATTTGTCGATCTGAGCGTAGTACCGATCGTCGGCACGACAGCCAGCGGTGAAACCAGCAATTCATCAGTCCATCGTCAGCTCCTGCGATCTGGTCGAAACTGGGCATTGCATGTCACCGAAACTCCCCTCGTCTGGGGCATTCATGCCCTCTACATCGCGATTTCCGCTGGATTTAAAGTACCATTGGTGCAAACGATCGCAAACTCAATGTTTGCGCTGGCGCATGTCCCCATCCCCGGATTATTGCTGCCGGCGATCGTCTTAGCCGATGTGCTGATTTACATCTTTGGCCCCTGGTTTTGGACATTGGGACTGCGGTATTTCCAGGGTAGACCCCTCCTCGCCCGCATGGGCAAACGCACCCTGGTCATCGGTGATGTGCCGTGGGTGCATCAATTATTAAAAGTCTATGTCAGCAAACTATTCTCGCTCAGTTATGGGATCGCCTCCCTCGATGTACATGGTGCCAACCCCCAAGATCACATGCTCCACCACTTCGGACATCGGGTGGTGAGAGGATCTTTAATCTTCTTAGGCATACCTGATGGGCGACGCGACAAGCTGCACAAAGAGTATGAAAGTGCCGTAATTATGACGGGCAAACAAGCCAATGGGGTGCGAAATATCAATGCAGGAGCGGAAATTATTGCCCTGGGACACAATCCGGCGATTTTCGTTCCGAAAGGCTCCGCCAACGCCCAGCAAGGCTTTCAAGATACGATCGTCCTCCCAAGTGCCCCAATTGTCGCTAGCGACGGTAGCATCCTGGAGGAATTACGCGAATCGCGGTTTGGCTCGTTCGAGCGATTACTGGCCAGCTATGTATTGTTCTGGGCATTGTCGAAACAGGTTGCCTCCTTCCCCTTGCTCCGATATCAACATTGGAAGTCCCAGAGCCGAACTCGAATCATGACCACCGCCGCTCCGGTGGCGCGATGACTTATTTCGATCGATCGTTCCTAGTTCGCCAAGAATACTAACTAAATGATTTAGACTGAATCTTGTCCGCCTAAATACCCAATTTGGGGTGTTATACGGATAATTGTCGGGATAATACCCCTATTTGCTAGGGGATATGCGGATAGTTGTCGGGCTAAACACCCAATTTGGTGTGTTATCCGGATAACTTTCCGTCTAATAAATAGTTGTACCGCTTCATATTTCAGTAGGGGTAGTAGCTTAAATTTTGGCGTGAAAAATTAAGTTGGCTTACACGTTGTCGTAAAAGCTTCTTTCTGCGTTGCCATAAAATCGACAAATGCTCGAATTCGCGGAGCAACAAAGCGACGATCTAGATAGCAAATCCAGACCGGAACTTCTGGTGGTCGATAGGGGTTGAGGACTTCTACCAAATTGCCAGTAGAAATTGCTTCCGCTGCTAAGAATGCGGGCATCTGGCTTAAGCCTAATCCAGCGATCGCCGATCTCACAATCGCGTCGGCATTATCAAACACAACCGAACCACTTACCGCGTATCGCTCAGCTTTCCCTTCAACAGTAAAAGACCAGGGGTAAAAACGCCCAGTAGATCGATTACGAAAGTTTAGACAAGTGTGCTGCTGAAGCTGCTCTGGGTGCTGGGGTTGCTCATATTGTTCAAAATAGGTGGGCGAACCACAAACCATCAAGGGGTAAGTAAGAAGTTGACGGATAATCAGGTTTGCACTGTCGCTCAATTGCCCTGTGCGAATCGCTATATCAATACCTTGCTCGGCTAAATCCACGGGGCGATCGTCCATTGAAATATCAAGGGCGATCTCTGGAAACGCTTGGGTGAATGCCTTGAGAACTGGCACTAAACAAATGCGCCCAAATGCAGTCGGAACACTCACAGTTAATCGCCCTCTAGGAGCCACACGATTTCCCTGGATTTCTGCTTCGAGCGCATTTAGTTCCCCCAGTAATTGCTGACATCCTTCATAAAAACGAACACCATCTGTGGTCAGGCTGATGCTGCGGGTTGTTCGATGAAACAGTTTAACGCCCAAGTCCGCTTCTAAGCGAGCGACTGCTTTGCTGACGGCAGAAGTCGATAATCCCAGCACATTGGATGCCTGGACAAAGCTTTGAACTTCTGCCACTCGCACGAATGCCAGCATATTGGACAAACTCTTCATCGTGATTGTTGATAAAAGGTGGACAAAGAAGTGAAAAGCAACCTCTTCTCAAAAGATTATAAACAAAATATCTTAGAAATCAAGGAGAGCAGCAAAGACTTAAGCACCCTCCAAGCACCCTTTTTGAGGAATTAACAATGACTACTCAATATCCGTTTGTTCGTGAACTATACGATGCATTTCAACAGGGCGAATTTAAGCGTTGGGACGCACTTGTGGCAGAAAATGTGTTGGTCAATTCAACGATGGGTCGAGACATTCAAGGGCGAGAATCCCTGAAAGGATGGGCTTCACAATTTGTCAATGCGCTGCAATCGCGGGTCGATCTCGTGGACGAATTTGAAGCGATCGATGCCGCTGGCAATGGTCGCGCCTTCTTTACCGTATGCCTGGACTGGAAACACGCTGAAGTATTCATGGGGATGCAACCCACTGGACGGGAAGGAACCTCCATTGAAACCATGTTACTGACTGTGAAGGATGGAAAAGTTGTGCGGTGGGATGTTGCCGATAATACGGTTGAGATCAATATCTATTTCTGGGAACGAGGTTGGGCAATCCCCCATAACGTTCATCCAGAAGTGCTGGCGAAGGGCATTGAACGTCGCCCCAACACAGTTTGATTTTTGCCAATATTCGCAAAAAATTCACCTTGGTATTTATTTGGAGAAGCAGATGAAAACGATTCAAGTCGATCGACATGGTAACGCTGATGTCCTCAAACTCACTGAGCTTGAGACTCCCAAGCCTCAATCTGGACAAGCCTTAATCAAAATTCATTATGCAGGTGTAAACTTCATTGATGTTGCCATGCGGCGCGGTTGGTATCCGAACCCTGCAATTCCAACACCCTTCACGCCTGGTGTAGAAGGTGCAGGAGAAGTGATTGAGATCGGCACAGGCGTTACTGAAGTTAAGGTTGGCGATCACGTTAGCTTTATGCAAGAAGAAGAGCCAGGATTGGATCGCGCCTATGCGGAATACATTCCGATAGCAGCTTGGAAGCTGATCCCGTTGCCCGATTCCATCTCGTTTGAAACAGCGGCGGCAATGACTGCTCAAGGCTTGACCACACAATATATGATGCACGAATTTGTCACACTTCAGCCTGGTAAAAGCATTCTCATTCATGCGGCTGCGGGCGGAATGGGGTTGAACTTGGTGCAGTGGGCAAAGCATCTCGGTGCATTCGTCATGGGGACGACTTCTAATGAAACCAAAGCGCAGCGAGTTTTGGAGTTGGGTGCAGATGCCGCGATCGATTATACACAGGAAGACTTTGTGCAACGGGTTAAAGAACTGACGGATGGCAAAGGCGCAGATCTCATCATCGACGGGGTTGGCAAAACTACCTTTGCAGGGGATCTCGAAGCGGTTGCCACACGCGGGCATATCGTGACTTACGGCATCACAGGCGGAATGCCAGACGATATCAACCCATTTGCACTACTTTCTCGATCGAGAACCGTACATGGTGCAGATTTGTTTGACTACATCAATAATCGCGAAGAGCGAATCATGAGAGCTAATGCTGTTTGGGAAGGGATCGCAGCGGGGTGGCTCAAACCGCAAATCTCTCAAGTGTTCGCGCTAGAAGATGCGATCGCGGCTCATCAACTCATCGAAGATCGTAACAACATGGGCAAAATCCTGCTCAAGATTTAATGGCTTTAGGAGGTCATCATGAATATTGGAATTATTGGTTCGGGCAATGTGGGTAGCACTTTAGGCGAAATCTGGGCAAAAGCTGGACATCAAGTCATGTTTAGCTTCTCGCGCTATCCAGAACGCCTACAAACACTCGCAACCCAGATTGGCTCTAACGCAATGAGTGGAACACCAGCAGAAGCTGTAAATTTTGCAGATGTTGTGCTGTTTGCTCCTAACTTTTGGCTAGCTCAGGAGGCGATCGCCCAAGCTGGCTCTATTGCAGGAAAAATAGTCATTGACGCGACTAACCCTTATCGCTGGGGCGAGAACGGTAGCATCGTTCGCATGGTTGGAGAGAACGTCTCTGG harbors:
- a CDS encoding NADPH-dependent F420 reductase; this encodes MNIGIIGSGNVGSTLGEIWAKAGHQVMFSFSRYPERLQTLATQIGSNAMSGTPAEAVNFADVVLFAPNFWLAQEAIAQAGSIAGKIVIDATNPYRWGENGSIVRMVGENVSGAETIQKLMPGARLVKAYSSFQPNALRRSAERSLDRRLAIAIASDDEAAKTLVAQLAEDSGGRPFDLGSLRNASLMEIPGSFSSSDNLTLDAAFKQRLQVLGY
- a CDS encoding quinone oxidoreductase family protein, giving the protein MKTIQVDRHGNADVLKLTELETPKPQSGQALIKIHYAGVNFIDVAMRRGWYPNPAIPTPFTPGVEGAGEVIEIGTGVTEVKVGDHVSFMQEEEPGLDRAYAEYIPIAAWKLIPLPDSISFETAAAMTAQGLTTQYMMHEFVTLQPGKSILIHAAAGGMGLNLVQWAKHLGAFVMGTTSNETKAQRVLELGADAAIDYTQEDFVQRVKELTDGKGADLIIDGVGKTTFAGDLEAVATRGHIVTYGITGGMPDDINPFALLSRSRTVHGADLFDYINNREERIMRANAVWEGIAAGWLKPQISQVFALEDAIAAHQLIEDRNNMGKILLKI
- a CDS encoding ester cyclase, whose translation is MTTQYPFVRELYDAFQQGEFKRWDALVAENVLVNSTMGRDIQGRESLKGWASQFVNALQSRVDLVDEFEAIDAAGNGRAFFTVCLDWKHAEVFMGMQPTGREGTSIETMLLTVKDGKVVRWDVADNTVEINIYFWERGWAIPHNVHPEVLAKGIERRPNTV
- a CDS encoding LysR family transcriptional regulator, producing MKSLSNMLAFVRVAEVQSFVQASNVLGLSTSAVSKAVARLEADLGVKLFHRTTRSISLTTDGVRFYEGCQQLLGELNALEAEIQGNRVAPRGRLTVSVPTAFGRICLVPVLKAFTQAFPEIALDISMDDRPVDLAEQGIDIAIRTGQLSDSANLIIRQLLTYPLMVCGSPTYFEQYEQPQHPEQLQQHTCLNFRNRSTGRFYPWSFTVEGKAERYAVSGSVVFDNADAIVRSAIAGLGLSQMPAFLAAEAISTGNLVEVLNPYRPPEVPVWICYLDRRFVAPRIRAFVDFMATQKEAFTTTCKPT